ATATACTTGGAGAAGAAGTTGATAGAATTACTATGGGATTTGAGTCTGAGGGTTCATATAGAATAAATTTCAATGCGAATAAGTTTTCATCCGGTGTTTACATTTATAAGCTTGAGGCAAGAGATGAGAGTGGCAAAATTTCGTATATTGATTCTAAAAAGATGCTATTAATGAAATGAGTGATCACACTTTCAAAATATTTTGCGACTTTGATGGAACAATCGCAGTGAATGACATCGGAAATCATTTCTATAGATTTTTCGGCGATTCAATAATCTGCGACGAAGCTGTTGAAAAGTGGGAAAAAGGGATTATCTCATCAATCGAATGTCTCTCAACTGAATGTTCTACAATTAAGGATTTGACAATTGAAAAAGCTCACAAATTTATTGACGAACAGAAAATCGACAACACTTTTCTTCCCTTTGTTGAGTTTTGCAGAGAGAGTGATATTGAGATTACAGTCTTGAGCGATGGTCTCGATCTTTATAAAGAAAGATTATTTAAGAACCATGGGATAAACGTAAAATATTTTTCGAACTCGATTGATATAAAATCTGATGGAACTGCCGAAATGATCTATCCTTACATTGATTCAGAATGTAAGAAATGCGCCAACTGCAAACGAAATCATGTTTTGAATCAAAGCGGTGATGATGAAATCACTATATACATCGGCGATGGTTTATCCGATGCGTGTCCAATTGAATTCTGCGATTATATTTTCGCAAAGAATCAACTTTTACTCCACTGTGAGAAAAATAGAATTTCTTTTTCTCCTTTTAAGAATTTTGATGATGTCAGAGAAGCAATTGAAAAACTTTTGACTAAGAAGCGAATTAAGAAAAGACATCAAGCCGAACTCAAGCGCCGTGAAATATATATGATGGAACCATAATGAACATCGGAGAATTTTTATTCAAATATAGAAGCTACACTCCAATTCCATTTTTGATAATTATGCTTCTCTACTGCAAACCGAATATAATTAGTTTGATTACAGGTTTTGTATTAGTTCTGTTAGGAGAATACATAAGAATTTGGTCTAACTCATGGACTGGTTCCGAGACGAGAACAACAGATGGAGTAGGTGGAACATATTTAGTAATTAGTGGTCCCTATGCTTTTGTACGAAATCCCTTATACATTGGAAACATCATAATTTATTTTGGATTGAGTGTTATGTCAAATGCACTCTTCCCCTATCTTCAAGTGTTTGGCGTAATTTTATTTGCGGCTCAATATTATTTTATAATTAAGGAAGAGGAAAATTTTCTCTCTTCCAAATTTGGTGACGCTTTTCAAAGTTATTTGCATAATGTAAATCGGTTCATTCCAAAGCTTAAAAAATATTCGAGCGGAAATACTGAACAGCCGCCATATAGTTTTAAGAAAGGATTCAATTCCGAAATCCGATCGATGCAGGCTTGGGGAATTGTTGCACTTGCGCTTATTTTAATTTGGTTTATTAGAAGGTATTAGTGAAAGAGATTTTGATTGTTGCTGGTGAAGTTTCAGGAGATATTCATGGCAGCCGGCTTGTTGATGAGTTATTGAAGTTTGACAGTTCTTTGAAATTTTTTGGAATTGGCGGTGATAGAATGCGTAATTCTGGAGTTGAATTACTCCATCATGTAAAAGATGTTTCGTTCCTTGGTTTTACTGAGGTAATAAAGCACATTCCATTCATGAAACGTATCAAGAAAGAATTACAATCTGAAGTAGAAAACCGAAATATAGAAAAGATAATCTTAATCGATTATCCAGGATTCAATCTTAGTCTTGCAAAGAATTTGTTCTCAGCAAAACGAAAAATTTATTATTACATCTCTCCTCAGATTTGGGCGTGGGGAAAGAATAGAGTGAACACTATAAAAAAATACATTCACAAAATGCTGGTGGTTTTCAAATTCGAGGAGGAATTTTATAATGAGCATAACATCAAAGCAGAATTTGTTGGACATCCTTTGCTCGAATCAATTAATGATTATCAATTTGAGAGTAAAGAAAAATTCTTTGAA
This is a stretch of genomic DNA from Ignavibacteria bacterium. It encodes these proteins:
- a CDS encoding isoprenylcysteine carboxylmethyltransferase family protein, with product MNIGEFLFKYRSYTPIPFLIIMLLYCKPNIISLITGFVLVLLGEYIRIWSNSWTGSETRTTDGVGGTYLVISGPYAFVRNPLYIGNIIIYFGLSVMSNALFPYLQVFGVILFAAQYYFIIKEEENFLSSKFGDAFQSYLHNVNRFIPKLKKYSSGNTEQPPYSFKKGFNSEIRSMQAWGIVALALILIWFIRRY
- a CDS encoding HAD-IB family phosphatase; its protein translation is MSDHTFKIFCDFDGTIAVNDIGNHFYRFFGDSIICDEAVEKWEKGIISSIECLSTECSTIKDLTIEKAHKFIDEQKIDNTFLPFVEFCRESDIEITVLSDGLDLYKERLFKNHGINVKYFSNSIDIKSDGTAEMIYPYIDSECKKCANCKRNHVLNQSGDDEITIYIGDGLSDACPIEFCDYIFAKNQLLLHCEKNRISFSPFKNFDDVREAIEKLLTKKRIKKRHQAELKRREIYMMEP